The proteins below come from a single Aegilops tauschii subsp. strangulata cultivar AL8/78 chromosome 6, Aet v6.0, whole genome shotgun sequence genomic window:
- the LOC109781309 gene encoding cinnamoyl-CoA reductase 1-like isoform X1, with amino-acid sequence MASYSEKQANGIGEKHHDLVCVTGAGGFIGSWVVKALLLRGYRVRGTARDPADHKNAHLLALEGAKERLSLCRANLLDRDNLIAVFSGCHGVFHIASPISNTDPDLMVVAVEGTKNVINAAADAGVQRVVFTSSYGAVHMDPNRSSDAVLDESCWSDYEFCEQTGNLYCCSKIMAEITAKEEAAKRGLELAVVLPSMTIGPALQQKLNLGISHIIRYVTGAKKTYRNAITAYVDVREVARAHVLVYECPDARGRYLCIGAVVHRADLVQLLGDLFPEYQITAKCEDDGKPMARPYRFSNQRLRDLGLEFTPLRQTLYDTVVSLQQQGHLLLPAVPGPERARL; translated from the exons ATGGCTTCATATTCAGAGAAGCAGGCCAACGGCATTGGTGAGAAACATCATGATCTAGTTTGTGTGACTGGAGCAGGAGGCTTCATTGGGTCATGGGTGGTGAAGGCGCTCCTCCTCCGTGGCTACCGTGTCCGGGGAACTGCCAGAGATCCCG CTGATCACAAGAACGCCCACTTGCTTGCTCTGGAGGGAGCCAAGGAGAGGCTATCCCTGTGCCGCGCCAATCTCCTGGACCGCGACAACCTCATCGCCGTGTTCAGCGGATGCCACGGCGTCTTTCATATCGCCTCACCGATCTCCAATACGGACCCG GACCTCATGGTGGTTGCCGTGGAGGGAACCAAGAACGTGATCAACGCGGCGGCGGACGCGGGCGTGCAGCGTGTGGTGTTCACCTCCTCCTACGGTGCCGTGCACATGGACCCCAACCGGAGCTCCGACGCCGTGCTCGACGAATCGTGCTGGAGTGACTACGAGTTCTGCGAGCAAACAGGC AATCTGTACTGCTGCTCGAAGATAATGGCGGAGATCACGGcgaaggaggaggcggccaagagggggCTGGAGCTAGCGGTGGTGCTGCCTTCCATGACGATCGGTCCCGCCCTGCAGCAGAAGCTCAACCTGGGCATCAGTCACATCATCCGCTACGTGACTGGCGCCAAGAAGACCTATCGCAACGCCATCACCGCCTACGTCGACGTCCGCGAGGTGGCCCGCGCCCACGTCCTCGTCTACGAGTGCCCCGACGCGCGCGGCCGCTACCTCTGCAttggcgccgtcgtccaccgcgcCGACTTGGTGCAGCTCCTCGGCGACCTCTTCCCCGAGTACCAGATAACTGCCAA ATGTGAAGATGACGGCAAGCCTATGGCCAGGCCATACAGGTTCTCCAACCAGAGGCTCAGGGACCTGGGCTTGGAGTTTACTCCCCTCAGGCAGACTTTGTATGACACAGTGGTATCGCTGCAGCAGCAGGGTCATCTGCTTCTGCCCGCGGTTCCAGGCCCAGAACGTGCACGCCTCTAA
- the LOC109781309 gene encoding cinnamoyl-CoA reductase 1-like isoform X2, which translates to MQTSSQANGIGEKHHDLVCVTGAGGFIGSWVVKALLLRGYRVRGTARDPADHKNAHLLALEGAKERLSLCRANLLDRDNLIAVFSGCHGVFHIASPISNTDPDLMVVAVEGTKNVINAAADAGVQRVVFTSSYGAVHMDPNRSSDAVLDESCWSDYEFCEQTGNLYCCSKIMAEITAKEEAAKRGLELAVVLPSMTIGPALQQKLNLGISHIIRYVTGAKKTYRNAITAYVDVREVARAHVLVYECPDARGRYLCIGAVVHRADLVQLLGDLFPEYQITAKCEDDGKPMARPYRFSNQRLRDLGLEFTPLRQTLYDTVVSLQQQGHLLLPAVPGPERARL; encoded by the exons ATGCAAACATCAAGT CAGGCCAACGGCATTGGTGAGAAACATCATGATCTAGTTTGTGTGACTGGAGCAGGAGGCTTCATTGGGTCATGGGTGGTGAAGGCGCTCCTCCTCCGTGGCTACCGTGTCCGGGGAACTGCCAGAGATCCCG CTGATCACAAGAACGCCCACTTGCTTGCTCTGGAGGGAGCCAAGGAGAGGCTATCCCTGTGCCGCGCCAATCTCCTGGACCGCGACAACCTCATCGCCGTGTTCAGCGGATGCCACGGCGTCTTTCATATCGCCTCACCGATCTCCAATACGGACCCG GACCTCATGGTGGTTGCCGTGGAGGGAACCAAGAACGTGATCAACGCGGCGGCGGACGCGGGCGTGCAGCGTGTGGTGTTCACCTCCTCCTACGGTGCCGTGCACATGGACCCCAACCGGAGCTCCGACGCCGTGCTCGACGAATCGTGCTGGAGTGACTACGAGTTCTGCGAGCAAACAGGC AATCTGTACTGCTGCTCGAAGATAATGGCGGAGATCACGGcgaaggaggaggcggccaagagggggCTGGAGCTAGCGGTGGTGCTGCCTTCCATGACGATCGGTCCCGCCCTGCAGCAGAAGCTCAACCTGGGCATCAGTCACATCATCCGCTACGTGACTGGCGCCAAGAAGACCTATCGCAACGCCATCACCGCCTACGTCGACGTCCGCGAGGTGGCCCGCGCCCACGTCCTCGTCTACGAGTGCCCCGACGCGCGCGGCCGCTACCTCTGCAttggcgccgtcgtccaccgcgcCGACTTGGTGCAGCTCCTCGGCGACCTCTTCCCCGAGTACCAGATAACTGCCAA ATGTGAAGATGACGGCAAGCCTATGGCCAGGCCATACAGGTTCTCCAACCAGAGGCTCAGGGACCTGGGCTTGGAGTTTACTCCCCTCAGGCAGACTTTGTATGACACAGTGGTATCGCTGCAGCAGCAGGGTCATCTGCTTCTGCCCGCGGTTCCAGGCCCAGAACGTGCACGCCTCTAA